In the genome of Desulfovibrio sp. Huiquan2017, the window CACGGCACCGCCGACATCCGCGACCTGCTGAGGGAAAAACCGCCCTACCACTACGTCATCACCACCTCCGGCCCGGACGAGCTCCGGGACATGCCGCCCCTGCCCGGCCAGACCGTCCGCCTGAATTGGCCCTTTCCCGACCCCGAACGGGTCACCGGCTCTCCGGAGGAACGTCTGGCCGCCGCCCGCGCCATCCGCGACGACATCCGCACCCAGGTTATCCGCTTTTTGCACGACCTCGCATAGGGCCTTCCCCTCCCCCAAATGCCGGGCCGCGCTCCACCAGGGGGCCCGCACTATCCCGCAAAAAAAGGCCGATCTGACGATCGGCCTAAAAAAATCTCCTGGAGCGCACCGGTGTGGCGACTCCGGGAGAACATGCGGGGGGCTGGGTTAGGGGGTGAGCCGATGGGTGGTGTTTTCAATCTGCCGTCCCAGTGGGGTCTGCAGGGAAATTTCCCGCTCCACCTTGGTGATGCCCTTAAGTACGGTGGAATGTTTTCGGCCAAGACGTTCCCCAATAGACTTGAGGGATAGCTCGGTGTGCTTGCGGGCCAGATAAAAGGCGGTGTTGCGGGCCAGGACCACGTCGCGCTTGCGGCTCTTGGAACGCAATACATCTTCGGACAGCTCATAGCACTTGCAGATGAACTCGATGATGTGGGCGAAATCCGGAGAGGAATTCTGCACGGCGTAGTTTTCCAGCACCTCCCAGGCCAGGTTCATGGTCACATCGCGGTTGAGCAGACGGGCCTTGAGGACCAGGTTGTTTAGGCAGCTTTCCAACTGGCGGATGTCGGTGGTGATACGCTCGGCCAAAAGTTCGGAGACCTCCACCGGCACGGAAATCTGCATGCGGCGGGCCTTTTCGAGGATGATCCGGCGGCGGGTCTCCATGTCCGGACGATTGATGTGGGCCAGAAATCCGGAACAGAACCGGGAGACCAGACGGTCATCCACCTTGGAAAATTCCTTGGGCATGAAGGAGCTGGTCAGGACCGCCTTGCAACCGCGCTCGCGCAGGGCGGTCAGGGTGCAGAGCAGTTCTTCCTGCATCTTCTCTTTGCCCTGAAAGAAATGCACGTCTTCAAGGAGCAGAACGTCGATGGCTTCGCGGAACTGGGCCTTGAACTGGTCCACCTGGCCGGACTTGAAGGCCAGCACCCATCGGGTGGCAAACTCTTCGGAGGACAGGCAGGCAACCTTGAGGTGCTTGCGGTTGGAGGTGCGGCACAGTTCGTTGCCCACGGACCGGAGCAGATGGGTCTTGCCCAGGCCCGGACCGGAGCTGAGGAACAGATGGTCGGAGTTGAAGGCGGTGGACCCGATGGACTTGCTGGCCGCGCAGGCCAGTTCGTTGGACGGTCCCACGACGAAATCGTCGAAGGAAAATCGCCAGTTCGAGACCGTCACGGGCTTGATGGTCTGCCCCAGGGGCAAGCCCATATGCCGGGGAGCGCGCTCCGCGACCGCCGTTTTCCTGCCGACGGCGGGGGCCGCCTTGACGTCGGGCTTGCGCGCGGCAATGGTGATGGTGATGCGGGGTTCCGCGCCGAGAATCTCGGCGGCGGACTCGCGGATGACCTGGAGCAGGCGGTCGCGGACCCAGTTGGCCACGAACTCGTTGGGCGCGGTCAGAGTCAGGCGATTACCGTCCACGCGACCTTGAAGGGGCTT includes:
- a CDS encoding arsenate reductase ArsC, whose translation is MDPIRVLFVCPHNSGRSLMAEAFLQRLGQGRFAARSAGTAPTTVAPLVREVMREANFEFRDHGTADIRDLLREKPPYHYVITTSGPDELRDMPPLPGQTVRLNWPFPDPERVTGSPEERLAAARAIRDDIRTQVIRFLHDLA
- the dnaA gene encoding chromosomal replication initiator protein DnaA — encoded protein: MIDTAWKQILFSLEKSLNPGLFTVWIKPLQGRVDGNRLTLTAPNEFVANWVRDRLLQVIRESAAEILGAEPRITITIAARKPDVKAAPAVGRKTAVAERAPRHMGLPLGQTIKPVTVSNWRFSFDDFVVGPSNELACAASKSIGSTAFNSDHLFLSSGPGLGKTHLLRSVGNELCRTSNRKHLKVACLSSEEFATRWVLAFKSGQVDQFKAQFREAIDVLLLEDVHFFQGKEKMQEELLCTLTALRERGCKAVLTSSFMPKEFSKVDDRLVSRFCSGFLAHINRPDMETRRRIILEKARRMQISVPVEVSELLAERITTDIRQLESCLNNLVLKARLLNRDVTMNLAWEVLENYAVQNSSPDFAHIIEFICKCYELSEDVLRSKSRKRDVVLARNTAFYLARKHTELSLKSIGERLGRKHSTVLKGITKVEREISLQTPLGRQIENTTHRLTP